One Solanum lycopersicum chromosome 4, SLM_r2.1 DNA window includes the following coding sequences:
- the CDKB2 gene encoding B2-type cyclin dependent kinase (The RefSeq protein has 1 substitution compared to this genomic sequence), protein MEAAKNAGKSVSAMEAFEKLEKVGEGTYGKVYRARDRITGKIVALKKTRLHEDEEGVPPTTLREISLLRMLSRDPHIVRLMDVKQGQNKEGKTVLYLVFEYMDTDVKKFIRTFRAKGETMPLKIVKSLMYQLCKGVAFCHGHGVLHRDLKPHNLLMDRKTNVLKLADFGLGRAYTLPIKKYTHEILTLWYRAPEVLLGATHYSTAVDMWSVGCIFAELVTNQALFPGDSELQQLLHIFRLLGTPNEELWPGVSKLVNWHEYPQWKPQPLSTVVPGLDEDGIHLLSEMLHYEPSRRISAKKAMEHPYFDDLDKTPL, encoded by the exons ATGGAGGCTGCTAAAAATGCTGGTAAGAGTGTATCGGCGATGGAGGCATTTGAGAAGCTGGAGAAGGTTGGGGAGGGTACCTATGGAAAGGTGTACAGAGCGAGAGATAGGGTTACTGGCAAGATTGTTGCACTGAAGAAGACAAGGCTTCATGAGGACGAAGAAGGTGTTCCTCCAACTACTCTCCGTGAGATCTCACTCCTCAGAATGCTCTCAAGGGATCCCCACATTGTCAG GCTGATGGATGTTAAACAAGGGCAGAACAAAGAAGGAAAGACTGTTCTTTACTTGGTCTTTGAGTACATGGATACTGATGTCAAGAAATTTATTCGTACTTTCCGTGCAAAAGGAGAAACTATGCCCCTTAAAATTGTAAAG AGCTTGATGTACCAGCTCTGCAAAGGGGTTGCTTTCTGCCATGGCCATGGTGTATTGCACAG GGATCTGAAACCACACAATCTTCTGATGGACCGTAAGACGAATGTGCTCAAATTAGCAGATTTTGGACTTGGCAGAGCTTATACTCTGCCCATTAAGAAGTACACACATGAG ATATTAACCCTGTGGTATAGAGCCCCTGAGGTTCTACTTGGAGCTACTCATTATTCCACAGCAGTTGACATGTGGTCTGTTGGTTGTATATTTG CTGAACTAGTGACAAACCAAGCCCTCTTCCCAGGAGACTCTGAGCTGCAACAACTGCTTCACATTTTCAG ATTGCTAGGTACTCCTAATGAAGAACTCTGGCCTGGGGTGAGCAAGTTAGTTAACTGGCATGAATACCCCCAGTGGAAACCACAGCCACTCTCAACCGTTGTCCCTGGTCTTGATGAAGATGGGATTCACCTTCTCAGT GAGATGTTGCATTATGAGCCGTCTAGGAGGATTTCAGCTAAGAAAGCTATGGAACATCCCTATTTTGATGATCTCGACAAAACTCCTCTCTGA
- the LOC101254592 gene encoding mogroside IE synthase-like, giving the protein MDQGRVEKSHHIVVLADQGQGHINPMLQFSKRLASKGIKITVATTLSNAKSMKATLSYSMITFESIYDDCSQGGVLGPGGFKGFLDRFQASGSTNLTRFILDHEHPVKCLVYDANIPWASKISTQLGIAGAAFFTQSCATAATYYPMYCEVYEKTPLSMLSFPVVTRLPKLRFPDLPSLGCSTGRYPPIIIHILGQFDNFGKADWVLFNSFDKLEEEVVNWMKKVWNVVTIGPTLPSFYLDKRVENDNEYGFNIHKPNYSNCMEWLDSKKTGSVVYVSFGSAANLCAEQITELADALRQSNIMFLWVVKPDEQSKLPSDFSKETSGKGLVVTWCSQIEVLAHHAIGCFISHCGWNSTLEAISFGVPILAMPQILDQIINAHFLEKVWSVGLIAKANEDEKGVTASEEIYRCIREVLEGERGEEIRKNITSLKELAKEAIDTSGSSDKHIDDFISQLDPAYLRHRSNYN; this is encoded by the exons ATGGATCAAGGAAGAGTTGAGAAATCACATCATATTGTAGTTCTAGCAGATCAGGGACAGGGCCATATTAATCCGATGCTCCAATTCTCAAAACGCCTGGCTTCCAAAGGAATCAAAATCACTGTAGCCACCACACTCTCCAATGCAAAGTCCATGAAAGCTACTTTATCTTACTCCATGATCActtttgaatctatttatgaTGATTGCTCCCAAGGCGGGGTGTTGGGTCCTGGAGGTTTCAAAGGATTTCTAGACAGATTCCAGGCCAGTGGCTCAACAAACCTCACCAGATTCATCTTGGATCATGAACATCCTGTTAAGTGCCTTGTTTATGATGCTAACATTCCCTGGGCTTCCAAAATTAGTACCCAATTGGGCATAGCTGGCGCAGCCTTTTTCACTCAATCATGTGCTACTGCTGCTACCTACTATCCCATGTACTGTGAGGTTTATGAAAAGACTCCTCTTTCCATGCTTAGTTTTCCGGTGGTCACACGATTGCCGAAGCTCAGGTTTCCGGATCTGCCATCTCTTGGTTGTAGCACTGGTCGGTATCCCCCAATAATCATTCACATACTTGGCCAGTTTGACAACTTCGGAAAGGCAGACTGGGTCCTCTTTAACTCATTTGATAAGTTGGAAGAAGAG GTTGTCAATTGGATGAAGAAAGTTTGGAATGTAGTAACGATAGGTCCAACATTGCCATCATTTTATCTTGACAAACGAGTTGAAAATGATAACGAGTATGGCTTCAATATTCATAAGCCAAATTATAGCAATTGCATGGAGTGGCTTGACAGTAAGAAAACTGGATCAGTTGTCTACGTCTCTTTTGGAAGTGCAGCAAATCTGTGTGCAGAACAAATTACAGAACTAGCTGATGCTCTCAGGCAAAGCAACATTATGTTCTTATGGGTGGTGAAACCTGATGAACAGAGTAAGCTTCCCAGTGACTTCAGTAAAGAGACATCAGGTAAGGGATTGGTTGTGACATGGTGCTCACAAATAGAGGTACTAGCACATCATGCAATCGGATGCTTCATATCACACTGTGGATGGAACTCAACCTTAGAAGCAATAAGCTTCGGTGTGCCTATACTTGCAATGCCTCAAATTTTAGACCAAATAATCAACGCGCATTTTCTTGAGAAAGTTTGGAGTGTAGGGTTGATAGCTAAAGCAAATGAGGATGAAAAAGGTGTCACTGCAAGTGAAGAGATATACAGGTGCATCAGGGAAGTTTTAgaaggagagagaggagaagaaATTAGAAAGAATATTACTAGCTTGAAAGAATTGGCTAAGGAAGCAATTGACACAAGTGGAAGTTCAGACAAGCATATTGATGACTTCATTTCACAGCTTGATCCTGCCTACTTGAGACACAGATCGAACTACAACTGA
- the LOC101244867 gene encoding protein PIN-LIKES 1 isoform X2, with protein sequence MPFNILFTFVAGSILGWAVLQVTRPPQHLRGLVVGCCAAGNLGNMLLIIIPAVCKEKGSPFGDPGVCHTYGMSYASLSMAVGAIYLWSYVYNIVRISSSRSSKEVEINDSSTSISSREGSISTESLLPAKAPPEQLGLPSTRFDHKTQAHLATRLKQLMENVSRKINLKRLLAPSTTGAIAGFIVGLVPQMRKLMIGDVAPLRVIENSAILLGDGAIPLLTLIMGGNLLKGLTGSGIQKSLLLGIIVVRYIALPLIGIVVVKGAIRLGLVQHDPLYQFVLLLQFALPPAMNIGTITQLFGAGESECSVIMFWAYALASISLTLWTTFFMWLVS encoded by the exons ATGCCTTTCAATATACTCTTCACTTTTGTTGCTGGTTCAATTCTTGGTTGGGCAGTCCTTCAAGTTACAAGGCCTCCCCAACATCTACGTGGCCTGGTTGTTGGCTGTTGTGCTGCAG GAAACTTGGGCAACATGCTTCTCATTATCATACCAGCTGTTTGTAAAGAGAAAGGGAGCCCTTTTGGGGATCCTGGTGTTTGTCATACATATGGAATGAGCTATGCTTCACTTTCGATGGCA GTAGGGGCGATTTATCTATGGTCTTATGTTTATAATATTGTGAGAATATCATCAAGTAGGAGCTCAAAGGAAGTTGAGATTAATGATTCCTCTACCAGTATATCTTCAAGAGAAGGCTCTATATCAACAGAATCACTACTTCCGGCAAAGGCCCCACCAGAACAACTTGGGCTTCCTTCCACTAGATTTGATCACAAAACTCAG GCCCACCTTGCTACTAGACTAAAGCAGTTAATGGAAAATGTTTCAAGGAAGATCAACCTGAAGAGGTTATTGGCCCCTTCTACCACTGGAGCG aTTGCAGGTTTTATAGTTGGACTTGTACCTCAGATGAGGAAGTTGATGATTGGTGATGTAGCTCCTTTACGCGTAATTGAAAATTCAGCTATTTTACTAGG GGATGGAGCCATACCACTTCTAACACTGATCATGGGCGGTAACCTTTTGAAGGGTTTGACCGGTTCAGGGATTCAGAAATCCCTACTTCTTGGCATTATTGTTGTCAGATACATTGCCCTGCCTCTTATTGGTATCGTTGTAGTCAAAGGAGCTATTCGCTTGGGCTTGGTGCAACATGATCCATTATATCAATTTGTGCTTTTACTTCAATTTGCACTTCCACCAGCAATGAACATTG GCACCATAACACAGTTATTTGGAGCTGGTGAGAGTGAGTGTTCAGTGATTATGTTTTGGGCTTATGCATTGGCTTCAATATCGCTTACTCTGTGGACAACATTCTTCATGTGGCTTGTATcttaa
- the LOC101254298 gene encoding protein FAR1-RELATED SEQUENCE 5-like: MESEPLILENEFDMCSAEEEDNLNASGVDLGQQCSSSDLEPYEGMEFESEQAARIFYNSYARRVGFGTRVSAYRRSRRDNSISTRQLVCSKEGFNPRPDNGAQHKPKRQRIVSRVGCKAHLTVKKLTSGKWAITKFIKDHNHELVPPDQVHLIRSHRHVSGPARSLIDTLQAAGLGATGVMSVLIKQSGGLNNVGFTKVDCQNYMNQSRQRTLGSGAHYIFEYLKQKQSEDPDFFYAVQDGSSGNIFWADSTSRKNYSYFGDTVTFDTTYRTHRYRVPFAPFIGVNHHCQPVLFGCALLLNESESSFIWLFENWLAAMSGCHPISITSDHDRIIRSAILDVFPGARHRFCKSNIFREAQERLSHSIQSFPTFEAEFQKCVNLTETIAEFELCWGSLLGRYNLIDDEWLQSMYDARQQWVPVYLRDTFFGDTSIAKTSDSTSSFFDGYIDASTNIHILMSQYEKAIASRHEKEVKAEYDTINIAPILKTPSPMEKQAANIYTREIFLMFQQELMETLAYPATSINDAGSDVIFQVVKFGEDHKVHYVQYNVVEKKASCSCQLFDFSGILCRHILAVFRVKNVLRLLSHYVLKRWTRKAKSEVLLDEDKLGLPSSHNDSFTDRFEKLSLEATNYVKEGVDSKSVYLVALDALCEASKKVAAAMCGTPAQPLSQDMNKEKEFNLNGNQTDCDDPSLLSEDEKIKELTTAVVYATETCEAYRAKLLSILSEMEEQKLRISLKVQSMRVHRIT, from the exons ATGGAATCTGAACCCTTAATTTTGGAAAACGAGTTCGATATGTGTTCTGCCGAAGAAGAAGATAACCTCAATGCTTCTGGTGTAGACTTAGGACAACAGTGTTCTTCTTCCGATTTAGAACCCTACGAGGGCATGGAATTCGAATCCGAGCAGGCTGCTAGGATTTTCTACAATTCCTATGCCCGCAGAGTTGGGTTTGGCACTCGGGTCAGCGCTTATCGACGTTCACGTCGTGATAACTCTATTAGTACCCGCCAATTGGTATGTTCCAAAGAGGGTTTTAACCCTAGGCCTGATAATGGTGCTCAACACAAACCCAAACGACAGCGGATTGTCTCTAGGGTCGGCTGTAAGGCTCACTTGACTGTAAAGAAACTGACTTCTGGTAAGTGGGCTATTACTAAATTCATCAAGGACCATAATCATGAGCTTGTACCCCCTGATCAAGTCCACTTGATTCGATCACATAGGCATGTTTCTGGTCCTGCCCGCAGCTTGATTGATACTCTTCAAGCTGCTGGTTTAGGCGCTACTGGTGTTATGTCTGTCCTAATAAAGCAATCTGGTGGGCTTAATAACGTTGGTTTCACAAAAGTTGATTGCCAGAATTATATGAACCAAAGCAGGCAAAGGACTCTAGGGAGTGGTGCTCACTATATTTTTGAGTATTTAAAGCAGAAGCAGTCTGAGGATCCTGATTTCTTTTATGCTGTTCAAGATGGTTCATCGGGAAACATCTTTTGGGCCGACTCAACCTCTAGAAAGAATTACTCTTATTTTGGAGATACAGTTACATTTGATACCACCTATAGGACTCACCGATACCGGGTGCCTTTTGCACCATTTATAGGAGTAAACCATCATTGTCAACCTGTTTTATTTGGCTGTGCCCTGCTTCTCAATGAATCAGAGTCATCATTCATTTGGCTATTCGAAAATTGGCTTGCTGCAATGTCTGGTTGCCATCCTATTTCTATAACTTCAGATCATGATAGGATCATCAGGTCAGCCATATTAGACGTATTTCCAGGCGCTCGCCACCGCTTCTGCAAATCCAATATTTTTAGAGAAGCACAGGAGAGGCTCTCACACTCAATCCAGTCATTCCCCACTTTTGAAGCAGAATTTCAGAAATGTGTCAACTTGACTGAGACAATTGCGGAGTTTGAATTATGCTGGGGATCCCTACTTGGAAGATACAATCTGATAGATGATGAATGGCTTCAGTCAATGTACGATGCTCGACAACAATGGGTTCCAGTTTACCTTCGAGATACATTCTTTGGAGATACATCTATTGCTAAAACTAGTGATAGTACAAGCTCATTCTTCGATGGATATATAGATGCATCGACTAACATTCACATCCTCATGAGTCAGTATGAAAAAGCTATTGCAAGCAGGCATGAGAAGGAGGTGAAGGCGGAGTATGATACCATAAATATTGCTCCTATTTTGAAGACCCCATCCCCCATGGAAAAACAAGCAGCTAACATTTATACTAGGGAAATATTTTTGATGTTCCAACAAGAATTAATGGAAACTTTGGCTTATCCTGCAACTTCAATTAATGATGCAGGATCAGATGTAATATTTCAAGTAGTAAAATTTGGAGAAGACCATAAAGTACATTATGTCCAATATAATGTCGTTGAGAAGAAAGCTAGCTGTAGTTGCcaattgtttgatttttcaggTATTCTTTGTAGGCACATTTTAGCTGTTTTTAGAGTGAAAAATGTTCTGAGACTCCTATCACATTATGTACTAAAACGTTGGACAAGAAAAGCCAAGAGCGAGGTTTTATTGGATGAAGACAAACTTGGATTACCAAGTAGCCATAACGACTCTTTCACTGATCGCTTTGAAAAGTTGAGCCTAGAAGCAACTAATTATGTCAAAGAAGGAGTGGATTCGAAAAGTGTGTACCTAGTTGCTTTGGATGCTTTATGTGAAGCTTCCAAGAAGGTTGCTGCTGCTATGTGCGGTACTCCAGCACAGCCACTGAGTCAAGACATGAACAAAGAAAAGGAATTCAACTTGAATGGAAATCAAACTGATTGTGATGATCCCAGCTTGCTg AGTgaagatgagaaaattaaggaattAACGACTGCTGTGGTATATGCAACTGAGACCTGTGAAGCTTATCGAGCAAAATTGTTGAGTATCTTGAGCGAAATGGAGGAGCAGAAGCTGAGAATATCTTTGAAGGTGCAGAGTATGAGGGTTCATCGAATAACTTGA
- the LOC101244867 gene encoding protein PIN-LIKES 1 isoform X1, whose amino-acid sequence MGLLDLFITASMPVLKVLLITALGLILALDRIDLLGQDARKHLNNIVFFVLNPALVSSNLAKTVTYESLKKLWFMPFNILFTFVAGSILGWAVLQVTRPPQHLRGLVVGCCAAGNLGNMLLIIIPAVCKEKGSPFGDPGVCHTYGMSYASLSMAVGAIYLWSYVYNIVRISSSRSSKEVEINDSSTSISSREGSISTESLLPAKAPPEQLGLPSTRFDHKTQAHLATRLKQLMENVSRKINLKRLLAPSTTGAIAGFIVGLVPQMRKLMIGDVAPLRVIENSAILLGDGAIPLLTLIMGGNLLKGLTGSGIQKSLLLGIIVVRYIALPLIGIVVVKGAIRLGLVQHDPLYQFVLLLQFALPPAMNIGTITQLFGAGESECSVIMFWAYALASISLTLWTTFFMWLVS is encoded by the exons ATGGGGCTGTTGGATCTCTTCATCACTGCATCAATGCCCGTCCTCAAAGTTCTTTTGATTACCGCACTTGGATTAATACTTGCTCTCGATCGTATCGATTTACTGGGACAAGATGCAAGAAAGCATTTGAATAAT ATTgtattttttgtattgaatCCAGCCCTTGTCTCCAGCAACTTAGCCAAAACAGTCACATATGAAAGCCTCAAAAAGTT GTGGTTCATGCCTTTCAATATACTCTTCACTTTTGTTGCTGGTTCAATTCTTGGTTGGGCAGTCCTTCAAGTTACAAGGCCTCCCCAACATCTACGTGGCCTGGTTGTTGGCTGTTGTGCTGCAG GAAACTTGGGCAACATGCTTCTCATTATCATACCAGCTGTTTGTAAAGAGAAAGGGAGCCCTTTTGGGGATCCTGGTGTTTGTCATACATATGGAATGAGCTATGCTTCACTTTCGATGGCA GTAGGGGCGATTTATCTATGGTCTTATGTTTATAATATTGTGAGAATATCATCAAGTAGGAGCTCAAAGGAAGTTGAGATTAATGATTCCTCTACCAGTATATCTTCAAGAGAAGGCTCTATATCAACAGAATCACTACTTCCGGCAAAGGCCCCACCAGAACAACTTGGGCTTCCTTCCACTAGATTTGATCACAAAACTCAG GCCCACCTTGCTACTAGACTAAAGCAGTTAATGGAAAATGTTTCAAGGAAGATCAACCTGAAGAGGTTATTGGCCCCTTCTACCACTGGAGCG aTTGCAGGTTTTATAGTTGGACTTGTACCTCAGATGAGGAAGTTGATGATTGGTGATGTAGCTCCTTTACGCGTAATTGAAAATTCAGCTATTTTACTAGG GGATGGAGCCATACCACTTCTAACACTGATCATGGGCGGTAACCTTTTGAAGGGTTTGACCGGTTCAGGGATTCAGAAATCCCTACTTCTTGGCATTATTGTTGTCAGATACATTGCCCTGCCTCTTATTGGTATCGTTGTAGTCAAAGGAGCTATTCGCTTGGGCTTGGTGCAACATGATCCATTATATCAATTTGTGCTTTTACTTCAATTTGCACTTCCACCAGCAATGAACATTG GCACCATAACACAGTTATTTGGAGCTGGTGAGAGTGAGTGTTCAGTGATTATGTTTTGGGCTTATGCATTGGCTTCAATATCGCTTACTCTGTGGACAACATTCTTCATGTGGCTTGTATcttaa